In Methanosarcina barkeri MS, a single window of DNA contains:
- the fpoD gene encoding F420H2 dehydrogenase subunit FpoD, whose amino-acid sequence MEEKLEPDEMIVHLGPQHPMQPGPFRLNLRLKGETVVDADIELGFIHKGIEKILENKTYLQGITIVDRICYLVALVNEECFVGCTEKLLGIEPPERSQYIRVILDELTRIQSHLLGMGEFGEFIGFVSMFMYTIREREEVLSLIDMITGARITHSYLKFGGVRDDLPEGFKEKAIPVLNNLKKSVDDFEEMFHTDRIYRERTVGVGVLTADVAKNLGVSGPPLRATGVPFDIRKNEPYLVYKDLDFKVCTETAGDCFARVQVRLDEIRESIYILEQCFDQIPSGPLFPEGSLYGRRTPVMRVPAGEVFYRVEDPRGEMGMYMISDGSDKPYRVKIRGPYYPTLQALPPLIIGTTVADVAAISGSMDGCTSEADR is encoded by the coding sequence ATGGAAGAAAAGCTTGAACCAGATGAGATGATCGTACACCTGGGACCTCAGCATCCCATGCAGCCCGGCCCTTTCAGGCTAAACCTGAGGTTGAAAGGGGAAACAGTCGTGGATGCTGACATAGAACTGGGTTTCATTCATAAAGGTATTGAAAAGATTCTGGAGAATAAGACTTACCTTCAGGGAATCACAATCGTGGACAGGATCTGCTATCTTGTGGCCCTTGTAAATGAAGAATGTTTTGTAGGCTGTACCGAGAAATTACTTGGCATCGAACCGCCTGAAAGGTCTCAATATATCAGGGTTATTCTTGACGAGCTTACAAGAATTCAGAGTCACCTGCTGGGTATGGGCGAGTTTGGGGAATTCATTGGTTTTGTCTCCATGTTCATGTACACGATCAGGGAAAGAGAAGAAGTCCTGAGCCTGATTGATATGATCACAGGAGCCAGAATTACTCATAGTTATCTTAAGTTCGGAGGAGTACGCGACGACCTTCCTGAGGGGTTTAAAGAAAAAGCAATTCCTGTCCTAAACAACCTTAAAAAATCAGTTGACGATTTTGAGGAAATGTTCCACACTGACAGGATCTACAGGGAAAGGACTGTCGGAGTTGGTGTCCTGACTGCTGATGTCGCAAAGAACCTTGGGGTCTCAGGGCCTCCTTTGCGTGCAACCGGTGTGCCTTTTGACATCCGGAAAAACGAGCCTTATCTGGTCTATAAAGACCTTGATTTCAAAGTCTGCACTGAAACCGCAGGAGACTGTTTTGCAAGAGTACAGGTCAGGCTTGATGAGATCAGAGAAAGTATCTATATCCTGGAACAGTGCTTCGACCAGATTCCAAGCGGCCCGCTCTTTCCTGAAGGTTCACTGTACGGCAGGAGAACCCCTGTAATGAGAGTTCCTGCCGGTGAGGTATTCTACAGGGTGGAAGACCCACGAGGGGAAATGGGAATGTACATGATTTCCGACGGTTCGGACAAGCCATACAGAGTAAAGATTAGAGGACCTTACTATCCTACCCTGCAAGCTCTACCTCCCCTTATAATAGGTACGACTGTTGCAGATGTGGCAGCAATCTCGGGCAGCATGGACGGGTGTACCAGTGAAGCAGACAGGTGA
- the fpoC gene encoding F420H2 dehydrogenase subunit FpoC, with protein MDVAEILKSLTGAFPEAISEKTAESEIRARAYVDREKVKKVCQYLKGSLQFDHLCSVCGVDYIKRNEFEVVYHIASYNHPVVLTLKVRLPRENPEIESIVSVYWNANWYERETYELFGILFKNHPNLKPLVLPEDMLGEWPLRKDYEGFPNKTARNLV; from the coding sequence ATGGATGTAGCAGAAATTCTCAAGTCGTTAACAGGTGCATTTCCTGAGGCAATCTCCGAAAAAACCGCTGAGTCCGAAATCCGTGCCAGGGCATACGTGGATAGGGAGAAGGTGAAAAAAGTATGCCAGTACCTTAAGGGTTCCCTTCAATTTGACCACCTCTGCTCAGTTTGCGGAGTGGACTACATAAAAAGGAATGAGTTTGAGGTAGTCTATCATATAGCATCATATAATCATCCTGTGGTTCTGACGCTTAAGGTCAGGCTTCCAAGGGAAAATCCGGAAATCGAATCCATTGTATCGGTGTACTGGAATGCAAACTGGTACGAAAGAGAAACTTACGAGCTTTTCGGGATTCTTTTTAAAAACCATCCGAACCTGAAGCCACTTGTACTTCCCGAAGATATGCTTGGGGAATGGCCCCTCAGGAAAGATTACGAGGGCTTTCCGAATAAGACGGCCAGAAATCTGGTGTGA
- the fpoB gene encoding F(420)H(2) dehydrogenase subunit B produces MGEVKEKKTSKPYETSEEEIPGVITTTSNAISEFLKKTKVQDIINWGRKNSLWFMTQPMGCCGVEMIAMGCAHYDTDRFGIIPRNSPRQADVMLISGYVTKKYLPALKRLWEQMPSPKWVIAFGDCSISGGPFYESYSTVQNIDEIFPIDVFVPGCPPRPEAMLQGFVELQEKIKAKKDLGTEY; encoded by the coding sequence ATGGGTGAAGTGAAGGAGAAAAAAACGAGTAAACCCTATGAGACCTCGGAAGAAGAAATTCCTGGAGTTATCACAACAACAAGCAATGCGATCAGTGAATTTCTCAAGAAAACTAAGGTTCAGGATATAATCAACTGGGGAAGGAAAAATTCGCTATGGTTTATGACCCAGCCAATGGGTTGTTGCGGAGTCGAGATGATTGCAATGGGCTGTGCTCATTATGACACGGACCGCTTTGGAATCATTCCGAGAAACTCTCCTAGGCAGGCTGATGTCATGCTCATAAGCGGCTACGTGACAAAGAAGTACCTGCCTGCTTTAAAAAGACTCTGGGAACAGATGCCTTCTCCGAAATGGGTCATCGCCTTTGGAGATTGTTCAATTAGTGGCGGCCCATTTTATGAATCATACAGCACTGTCCAGAATATTGATGAAATATTTCCAATCGATGTCTTCGTTCCAGGATGCCCTCCAAGACCAGAAGCAATGCTTCAGGGATTTGTGGAACTACAGGAAAAAATCAAAGCCAAAAAAGACCTGGGCACGGAGTATTAA
- the fpoA gene encoding F420H2 dehydrogenase subunit FpoA produces MSEIIDSYIPVAIFLVVALIMPPMTMFMVKQLSPRSKAAGKYTTYESGSVPTGTARIQFNVEYYLYAIAFVLFDIEVLFLYPWVTVYKGHGITSLAVVEMLAFIFILLFGYIYLWKKGALTWVK; encoded by the coding sequence ATGTCTGAAATAATTGATAGCTACATACCAGTTGCAATATTCCTTGTCGTGGCACTTATTATGCCTCCAATGACAATGTTTATGGTAAAGCAACTGAGCCCGAGGAGCAAGGCAGCCGGCAAATACACGACATATGAGTCGGGTTCGGTTCCCACAGGAACTGCAAGGATCCAGTTCAATGTTGAGTATTATCTTTATGCGATCGCTTTTGTGCTCTTTGATATAGAGGTGCTTTTCCTTTATCCATGGGTTACAGTCTATAAGGGACATGGGATCACCTCTCTTGCAGTGGTTGAGATGTTGGCCTTTATTTTTATATTGCTCTTTGGATACATTTATCTCTGGAAAAAGGGGGCCCTTACATGGGTGAAGTGA
- a CDS encoding 4Fe-4S binding protein: MKINDNCVGCGQCASFCKKGAIEVRGKARATDACIDCGICVLYCPVKAIEVVA, encoded by the coding sequence ATGAAGATTAATGACAATTGTGTAGGGTGCGGCCAGTGTGCTTCGTTTTGCAAAAAGGGAGCAATCGAGGTAAGAGGAAAGGCACGAGCTACTGATGCCTGCATAGACTGCGGGATCTGCGTTCTCTACTGCCCTGTTAAGGCCATAGAGGTGGTAGCATGA